One segment of Carya illinoinensis cultivar Pawnee chromosome 1, C.illinoinensisPawnee_v1, whole genome shotgun sequence DNA contains the following:
- the LOC122279334 gene encoding uncharacterized protein LOC122279334 — MEQPSTPMAFSQSSSSSSPLQGKDAASQKRKLPTPQELISHYESQGLDPQEASTKVIEDLQNALYRVISSGRGRKDKLMADTLRKVDAANSRLAILDMKVDSKPGYGEAFAIGVASGVTLQGIGSVMPHILGGLGQIWGSVRSVTKSSP, encoded by the coding sequence ATGGAACAACCATCGACCCCGATGGCCTTCTCTCAAAGCTCCTCCTCGTCCTCACCCCTACAGGGCAAAGACGCAGCCAGCCAGAAGAGAAAGCTGCCTACCCCACAAGAACTCATATCCCACTATGAGTCCCAAGGGCTTGACCCCCAAGAAGCCTCTACCAAGGTCATAGAGGACCTCCAGAACGCTCTCTATAGGGTCATCTCCTCTGGGAGAGGCAGAAAGGACAAGTTAATGGCCGATACCTTGAGAAAAGTTGATGCCGCAAACAGCAGGCTTGCGATTCTTGACATGAAGGTAGATTCAAAGCCTGGGTATGGGGAGGCTTTCGCCATTGGGGTTGCTTCTGGTGTGACTTTGCAGGGAATTGGGAGTGTCATGCCTCATATTCTTGGGGGGCTTGGCCAGATTTGGGGTTCTGTTAGGAGTGTTACCAAGTCTTCTCCCTGA
- the LOC122279281 gene encoding F-box protein At5g07610-like, translating into MNIEYIDVMIEIFSRLPLKSLLRVRCVCKWWNQIISDPVFISNYSSCNPQYKVSGFYLEKYLFLKMYSGLRFITCAGQVDAAPKPSLSFIDGENGVCIKHSCNGLLLCSSFRCHEEDRKYYICKPTTKQYMPLPGPQCKTVFGISIAFNPQNSPHYQVICICDSKLSAKHRQIMIYSSNTGCWRLSGNPFEVLVDFLFNRGVFWKGALHWVGRGVSSLRFDVERELLHTMLIPPIPEGWGWAERRFEYFGESGGHLYLIENYGPQKAVFDVMEMNGDYSGWFVKYHVNLDGPLPAPFPFNPRHHQEFHRRVFSVLHIFHRRVGEREESILVLHIPGDLTLYNLGDNPLGSLSDLYPMRMVENPILPYAWKSRNLGLCYTWESIHPFSNTQCYL; encoded by the coding sequence ATGAATATTGAGTACATCGATGTAATGATTGAAATATTCAGCCGGCTGCCCTTGAAGTCTCTGCTGAGAGTCAGGTGTGTCTGTAAATGGTGGAACCAGATCATCTCCGACCCAGTCTTCATCTCTAATTACTCAAGTTGTAATCCGCAGTACAAAGTCTCAGGATTCTACTTGGAGAagtatttatttcttaaaatgtaTTCAGGGTTAAGGTTCATTACATGTGCCGGCCAAGTGGATGCTGCTCCCAAGCCATCTCTTTCTTTCATTGATGGTGAGAATGGTGTTTGTATAAAGCACTCCTGCAATGGCCTCCTACTTTGCAGTAGCTTCCGTTGCCACGAAGAAGACCGCAAATACTACATCTGTAAACCCACCACAAAGCAGTATATGCCATTGCCCGGACCTCAGTGCAAAACTGTCTTTGGTATTAGCATTGCATTTAACCCTCAAAACTCACCCCATTACCAAGTTATATGCATTTGTGACTCCAAATTGTCAGCAAAGCATCGCCAAATAATGATATACAGTTCGAATACTGGCTGCTGGAGATTGTCAGGAAATCCCTTTGAagttttggttgattttctGTTCAACCGAGGGGTCTTTTGGAAGGGTGCTTTACATTGGGTTGGCAGGGGAGTGTCATCACTTCGGTTTGATGTTGAAAGAGAGCTTCTTCATACAATGCTGATACCTCCCATTCCAGAGGGCTGGGGCTGGGCAGAAAGAAGATTTGAATATTTCGGTGAATCGGGAGGCCATCTATATCTCATCGAGAACTATGGCCCTCAAAAAGCTGTGTTTGATGTGATGGAGATGAATGGCGATTATTCTGGGTGGTTTGTGAAGTACCATGTCAATCTCGATGGACCACTGCCTGCCCCGTTTCCGTTTAACCCAAGGCACCATCAGGAATTTCATCGTCGTGTTTTCTCCGTCTTGCACATTTTTCATCGAAGAGTTGGAGAAAGGGAAGAGTCAATCTTGGTACTCCATATTCCTGGAGACTTGACCCTTTACAACCTTGGAGACAACCCATTGGGGAGCCTTTCTGACCTGTATCCGATGAGAATGGTAGAGAATCCGATACTGCCATATGCGTGGAAATCCAGGAATCTGGGATTGTGCTATACATGGGAATCTATTCATCCATTTAGCAACACTCAATGTTATCTTTGA